From a single Nicotiana tomentosiformis chromosome 2, ASM39032v3, whole genome shotgun sequence genomic region:
- the LOC138904701 gene encoding uncharacterized protein → MTTKSSTGKTPFSLVYGAEALIPVEIGEPTLRYFQASEEANNEVMFINLKLLDERRNLAHIRMAAQKQRMERYYNRRDNLRYFKVGDLVLRKVTQNTRELNAGKLGPT, encoded by the coding sequence ATGACGACCAAATCGAGCACGGGAAAAACTCCTTTTTCTCTTGTGTACGGAGCAGAAGCCTTAATTCCGGTGGAAATAGGAGAGCCTACCTTAAGGTATTTCCAGGCAAGCGAAGAAGCGAACAACGAAGTGATGTTTATCAACTTGAAGTTACTCGATGAGCGCAGGAACTTGGCACATATAAGGATGGCGGCACAGAAgcagagaatggaaagatattacaatcgaagagacaATCttcgttatttcaaagtgggagatttggttctaaggaaagtaactcagaacacccgggaactcaatgcagggaagctaggtccaacctgA